The Deltaproteobacteria bacterium genome contains the following window.
CGACTACGGCGTCATGGAGAGGTCCGACAGGGTTGCCGTCGTGCCGTGCGATTTTTCATGGTCCGACGTGGGGTCCTGGTCCTCCCTGGACGAGGTGGAGGAGACCGATCAGGACGGGAACGTGTCCTTTGGAAACGTCGTTGCCATAGAGTGCAGAGATTCTGTCTTCCACGCCGGCTCTGACCTCGTTGCCGCTGTCGGTGTTAAGGACATGGTGGTCGTGGATACGGAGGACGCCACCCTGGTCATCCCGAAGGAGCGTGCCCAGGACGTAAGGAGGGTGGTGGATCTCTTGCGGGAGAAGGGGGCGAAGGAGCGCATAGAGCACCGTACGGTCTCCCGGCCCTGGGGAAGCTACACGGTCCTNNNNNNNNNNNNNNNNNNNNNNNNNNNNNNNNNNNNNNNNNNNNNNNNNNNNNNNNNNNNNNNNNNNNNNNNNNNNNNNNNNNNNNNNNNNNNNNNNNNNNNAAGCACCGGCTGGAAAATCCGGGCATGGTGCCCCTGAATATCATCGAGGTGCAGAACGGGGAGTACGTGGGGGAGGATGACATCGTCCGCTTCGGCGACGATTACGGGAGAGAGAAGTGATTGGCGGCAAATGTATGACGGCGGCATGACCGACCGATTTTTCCCCTGAAAGTTTTTCCTTCACTTTTTTCTTCGAGTGTATTACCATTCAAACGGGGTTTTACTTACCGAAAAAAGATTTTGCGTTTATCTGATCCGGGGTGAGCGGCAGGTTTCTTCGGCCCATAACATTTGGAGCAAGGGGGGGAATACTTTCTATGGAGTGGGTTCTCGTTGTTTTCTTTTCCTTCGTCTCGGCCATGGTACTCATTCCTTCGGCAGCGATTCTGGGTAAAAGGTTCAGCATCGTCGACAGGCCGGGTGAAAAGAAGATTCACGAAAGAGCCGTACCCTGCACGGGAGGGTTTGCCCTCTGTGTCATCTTTCTTATCTGCGCCCTGTTTCTGCTCTATTTCTGTTCCGGTGACGCCGGCGCTGGCGGCACCTCCTTTCTGGCCGGCGCTGCCGCGGGGCTGATCGTCATAGCCCTTCTCGGGATGTACGACGACGTCCGCGGGGCCGGCGCGAAGGTAAAGTTTTTCGTTCAGATCGTTGCCGCGCTGATCGCGATGAGCTCCGGCCTTGTCCTGGACAGCATCCTGATACCCTACGACGGGTCGGTATCAACGGGCATGTTCGCATACCCCCTGACCCTGGTCTGGATCGTTGGGATCACGAACGCCTACAACCTGATCGACGGGCTCGACGGGCTCGCCAGCTGCATTGTAGCGGGAGTCGCCGCCGTCATTTCGGCAATCGGCTTTGCAAACGGGAACACTCTCCCCGCGACGTTTGCGGCGGTCATATCGGTCTCGTCAATGACCTTTTACTTCTTCAACCGGTATCCCGCAAAGATCTTCCTCGGGGATACGGGAAGCCTGATCCTGGGCTACCTCTTAGCCGTCACGTCCATCATGTGCCTGCGGACGGCCGACGGGTCCGTGGCCTTTTTCCCGATGGTGCTCGTAAACGGCCTGGTCATCGGCGACACGACCCTGGTTTTTCTGCGGCGGCTGATGGCCGGCAGGTCCCCGTTTTCCGGTGACCTGGACCATGTGCATCACCGGATGCTCAGGCACACCCGCTCCGTCAGGTCCTCCGTTCGCGTGCTCTTTGCCGTTACCATGGTCTTTGCGATCTGCGGTATCGCTCTCCTCTACGAGGAGGGGATCAAGGTGGTCACGTCGACGGTCGTGGCCATGGTCGGCCTCACCCTCTTTTTCTCCCGCGACGCGCGAGGCATACTGGCGGCGCTCCTGAACCTTCCCGGAGGGGTAGGGAAGGGGCGGCAAGAAAAACCCGAGTGAGCCGGAGGGCACGTGCCGGCGCGCCGCTTGATCTTTGCGGACTGGCCGGTTTCCACAACCCCCTGCAACCCGGGACGATGAGCCCACGGTATCCACCGGGTTTTACCGCGTTTCCCCGGAAAACAGGCAGTGGGCTCCCACGTTCGGGCTTCCCCCCG
Protein-coding sequences here:
- a CDS encoding mannose-1-phosphate guanylyltransferase/mannose-6-phosphate isomerase; translation: MSFGNVVAIECRDSVFHAGSDLVAAVGVKDMVVVDTEDATLVIPKERAQDVRRVVDLLREKGAKERIEHRTVSRPWGSYTVL
- a CDS encoding mannose-6-phosphate isomerase — translated: KHRLENPGMVPLNIIEVQNGEYVGEDDIVRFGDDYGREK